Part of the Eubacterium sp. 1001713B170207_170306_E7 genome, AGGAGGACATCGCAGCCTCGATTTTTCAGGCGGTGGTCAACCAGACCATCAGCGGACTGGCCTGCGGGCATCCGATCCGCGGAAATGTCGCCTTTTTAGGCGGGCCGCTGTTCTTCCTGTCTGAGCTCAGACAGCGTTTTATCGAAACGCTGAAGCTGACGCCGGAGCAGGTAATCTTTCCTGAGGGCTCCAACCTGTTTGTGGCTGTGGGCTCAGCCTACTCCTCGGAAAAATACGATACCCTGCCGCTCTCTGAGCTGGTTACACGGGTACAGAACACGGACGGAGCAGGTGACAGCGAGGTCGGCCGGCTCGATCCACTCTTTAAAGACCCGGATGAGCTGGACCGCTTTTTATCCCGCCACCAGAAACACCGCGTGGAACGGGGAAGCCTTGAAGACTATACCGGGACATGCTTTTTAGGGATCGATGTGGGCTCCACGACCACCAAGGCGGTGCTGATCGGCCGTGAGGGTGAGCTTTTATACAACTACTACGGCAGCAATGAGGGCAGCCCGCTCAACCAGGCCATCAAGATTGTGGAGGATGTTTACAACAAGCTGCCCGACGGCGCGGTCATCGGCAAATCCGCGGTCACCGGCTATGGTGAGGGACTGATCAAGACGGCGCTCAAGGTGGATATCGGCGAGATTGAGACCATTGCCCATTACAAGGGCGCGAAGTATTTTATGCCCAAGGTCGATTTCATTCTGGACATCGGCGGTCAGGACATGAAGTGCATGAAGATAAGAAACGGCACCATTGACAGCATTATCCTCAACGAGGCCTGCTCATCGGGCTGCGGTTCCTTCCTCGAGACCTTTGCAAAATCCTTAAACCTGGGCATGGAGGCCTTTGTATCTCAGGCGCTGCTGGCTGAAAAGCCCGTGGATCTGGGAACCCGCTGTACGGTTTTCATGAATTCCAAGGTTAAGCAGGCCCAGAAGGAAGGGGCCGAGGTCGGGGAAATTTCCGCCGGCTTGTCTTATTCGGTTATCAAGAATGCACTGCAGAAGGTAATCAAGGTGCACAACCCCAAGGATCTGGGTGAGAACATCATCGTCCAGGGCGGCACCTTTAACAATAACGCGGTGCTGCGCGCTTTTGAAAAGATCACGGATAAGGACGTGGTGCGGCCCGACATCGCCGGACTCATGGGCGCCTTTGGCGCAGCCCTGATCGCCCGGGAAAATTATACCGAGGGAGACCGGAGCACCCTTCTGAATCTGGACAAGCTCTACAGCTTTGAGGTTGAGGTCAGCCACCGCCGCTGCGGCGGGTGCAGCAACAACTGTCTGCTCACAATCAACCGCTTCAATGACGGCAGCCGCCACATTACCGGTAACCGCTGTGAGATCGGGGCGGGTGAGGGACGCAAGAACAAGGATCTGCCCAACCTGTACCAGTATAAATACAAGCGCGTTTTCGATTACCAGCCGCTGCCCACCAACCAGGCGTCCCGCGGTGCGATCGGGATACCGCGCGTGCTCAACCAGTATGAGAATTACCCCTTCTGGTTTATCTTCCTGACCAGCCTCGGCTACCGGGTCGAGCTGTCCGAGGAGTCGAACCGCAAGGTTTATGAAAAGGGCATGGCCAGTATCCCGTCCGAATCGGTCTGCTATCCGGCCAAGCTGGTGCACGGCCATATCCAGGACCTGATCGACCGGGGCATCACCACCATTTTCTATCCCTGCATTCCTTATGAGGAACGGGAATTTGAAAAGGTGGATAACTGGTACAACTGCCCGATTGTCATGTCCTACCCGGAAACCATCAAGCACAATATGGAATCCCTGAATGATCACGGCGTGACCTTCCTGAATCCTTTCATCGCGCTGGACGACCATAAACGCCTGGAGGAACGGCTCATTGAAATCTTTGGTGAGCTGGGCATTCCAAAGGAGGAAATCAGCGTCGCGCTCAAGCTGGCCCTGGGCGAAAAGGACCGCTTCCGGGACGACATGCGCGCAAAGGGCGAGGAAACCATCGAATGGCTGAAGAAGAACAATAAAAAAGGCGTCGTGCTGGCCGGACGCCCATACCATATCGACCCTGAGATCAACCACGGCCTTGACAATATCATCACCAGCCTGGGCATGGCGGTGCTCACAGAGGATGCCATCGCCCATCTGGCCACGGACCTTGACGAGGAAAACTTCCGCGTGCTGGACCAGTGGAAATACCACAGCCGTCTGTACAAGGCGGCAGAGGTGGTCGCGCAGTATGATTTTCTGGAGCTGGTGCAGCTGACCTCCTTTGGCTGCGGCCTGGATGCGGTCACCTCCGAACAGACTCAGGAAATTCTGGAAAGCAAGGGCAATATCTATACCCTTATCAAAATCGACGAGGTCAACAACCTGGGCGCGGTCCGTATCCGTATGCGCTCATTAAAGGCGGCCATGGAGGAACGTGAAAAGAACCATGTCAAGCTCCCCTGCCAGCAGCTGCCTGAAAAGGTGGTATTCACCAAGGAAATGCGAAAACGCCACACGCTTCTGGCACCCCAGATGTCACCCATTCACTTTGAGTTTATCGCGGACGCCATGGCCACCAGCGGCTACAACGTCGAGGTGCTGCCGAGTGTGGACGAAAAGGCTGTGGACGAAGGGCTGACCTATGTCAACAATGACGCCTGCTATCCGACCATCATCACCACCGGGCAGATCATGGCGGCGCTGAAATCCGGCAAGTATGACCTGGACAACGTATCCGTACTCATGACCCAGACCGGCGGCCCCTGCCGTGCCTCCAACTATGTGGGCTTTATCCGCAAGGCGCTTAAGGAAGCGGGTATGGAGCAGATACCGGTTATCTCCCTGAACCTGGTGGGGCTGGAGGATAACCCGGGCTTTAAGATCACACCCGGGCTGGCCAACCGCGCCCTGATCGGCATGGTCTACGGCGACCTGTTCCAGCGTGTGCTTTACGCCACCAAGCCCTACGAGCAGGTGCCCGGCTCGGCCGTGGCCCTGTACAATAAGTGGAAGGAGCGGGTCAAAATTGATATCCGCAAGCCAAAATGGTCGGTCTTTAAACGCAACGTAGCCCAGATCGTCGAGGATTTTGACCGGCTGCCGAGAATTGAGAAAAAGCTCCCGAAGGTCGCCATCGTCGGGGAGATTCTGGTCAAGTACCACCCGACCGCCAATAACAACCTCATCGAGGTGCTGGAAAACGAAGGCGCTGAGGTGGTGGTGCCGGATCTTATTGACTTCTTCCTGTACTGCTGCTATAACGCCATTTACAAATACGACGAGCTGTCTGGCAGCAAATCCGGCAAGACAGCCGGAGTGGCCGGGATTAAACTGCTTGAAATGTACCGGCGGAACATGAAAAAGGCTCTGGATAAAAGCCGCCATTTCCACGCGCCGTCTACCATTTACAAAAAAGCGGAAAAAGCCAGTGAGCTCATCGCGCTGGGGAACCAGGGCGGGGAAGGCTGGTTCCTGACCGCTGAAATGATGGAGCTTATCGAGTCGGGCGTCGAAAACATCGTCTGCGTACAGCCCTTTGCCTGCCTGCCCAATCACGTCATGGGCAAGGGAATGATCAAGCCGATCCGCAAGCGCTATCCGAAGGCCAATATTGCTCCCATCGATTATGACCCCGGCGCTTCCGAGGTCAATCAGATTAACCGGATTAAGCTGATGATGGAAACCGCCAATAAAAATCTTGGAATCTGACAGGGGCGGAAAAGTCCCTCGAAAGCTAAGAAAAACCTGTAAAACAGAGGCATTCTGTTCACAGGTTTTTCTTTTTATTTATCTCATTTCACAAATTAAAATCTGCAAACGATATTGCAAAAATTGACCTTGCAAGTTGGGATCAATAATCCTATAATAAAGACATCACATATAATCCTTTTTCCTTTAGAATTACTCCCCTTTTTCTATAGGAAACCGGGCGGAGACCTTTTACGGGTCTCCGCTTTTCTTTTTTTGTTTTCCGGCAGTGCAGAACACGACTCCGTTATCATAATACCTATGATGGCCGTATTTTTCATTTTAAGCCGGAAAAACAGCCGGAAAAACGTTCGCTTCAACTTGGACATGCCTGTAAAGATAAAACCGCCCTGCGGGCTTTTTCGGGTCATACCCTTGACCGCTCTGAGCAAGACGCTCAATGAGGGACATGGGCAGGAACATCCGGCTGCGGCGCAGGCGGCAGGGGAGCACGGCACATTTTTGCGCTGTGCTCCGGGCAAAAAAATAAACCCGTCTTTAAAAGACAGGTTCTGTTTGGTTTAGTTGTCTCCCTTAGTAAAAAGCGCGTAGGCGTCGCTCATCACCTTCAAAGCTTCCTCACTGGCGCCCTGGCTCTCAATATAGCTGATAAAATCATCGGCTGAGCCGTCGTCCGGAAAGCTTTTATCCCCGGCTACATCCTTTGCAAGATCACCAAAATATGACGCGTCACCGGAGTATCTGGCACAGAGCCACTCTTTAAATAATATTTTTTCGCCCATTTTCAAGCCCCCTTTTTTCTTTATTATAACATATCTGTAAACGTCTTGCTTGAAAAAATCCTTTTATTAAGGGTAAAAAAATGGAGAAGTCAGAGCAGAAAGCTCTGGCTTCTCCATAGGGTTTAAAGACTGGTTTTAAACCTCCGGTTCCGCAGTCACGTCGGTTCTGTCCAGCTTTCTGCTGGAAAGACGGTGAAGCACGAACAGGGTAACGCCCAGCAGAATGATGCCAGTGCCGAGTGTCAGGGCAATGTTGCCGTATGAGAACCCGGCGACAATGTAGCCGACAAAGCAGCACGCCGCTACCAGGCAGGCATAGGGCATCTGAGTGGCCACATGCTTAATATGGTCGCAGCCCGCGCCGGTAGAAGACAGGATGGTGGTATCAGAGATCGGCGAGCAGTGATCACCGAAAACAGAGCCTGCCAGCGTGGCGGACAGGGTAACGACCATCAGCTCCGGTGCGGATGCCTGACAGATGAATACGACGATTGGGATAAAAATCCCAAAGGTTCCCCAGGCAGTACCGATCGAGAAGGACAGGCCGGCAGCCACCAGGAATACGATGGCCGGAATCAGGCCCATTGGCAGGTGGCTGGCTTCTACCAGCTGGCCAACGTAGATACCGGTACCCAGGTAATCCTGGCATAAGGAACCGATGGTCCATGCCAGTGTCAGGATAATGTAAGCCGGCACCATGCTCTTAACGCCTTCGCCGATGCCGCCCATGAATTCCTTAAAGGTCACAAGCTTTCTCGGGATAAACAGCAGGAAGGTTACGACGAGCGCCCAGAAGCCGCCCAGTACCAGGGCTGCAGAAGCGTCGCAGTTCCCAAAGGCTTCGCCGATGCTCAGGCCTTCGCCGGCCCAGTAGCCGCCGTTCCACAGCATGGAAATGATTGAGAACACAATCAGCGCGCCGATGGGGATGATCAGATCCCAGACGGTTCCTTTGTCGGAGACCTCCTGGTTGCTCTCCATA contains:
- a CDS encoding 2-hydroxyacyl-CoA dehydratase — its product is MNKTYKMGLDVGSTTIKVVVMDENDTIIYKEYRRHLSNIKLIMAELLKETFEAVGDITTRVCVTGSGGLMISKWLDIPFIQEVVSGTVAVERLIPETDCAIELGGEDAKITFFEGNIEQRMNGTCAGGTGAFIDQMATLLKTDATGLNELAKTHQTIYPIASRCGVFSKTDIQPLLNEGAAKEDIAASIFQAVVNQTISGLACGHPIRGNVAFLGGPLFFLSELRQRFIETLKLTPEQVIFPEGSNLFVAVGSAYSSEKYDTLPLSELVTRVQNTDGAGDSEVGRLDPLFKDPDELDRFLSRHQKHRVERGSLEDYTGTCFLGIDVGSTTTKAVLIGREGELLYNYYGSNEGSPLNQAIKIVEDVYNKLPDGAVIGKSAVTGYGEGLIKTALKVDIGEIETIAHYKGAKYFMPKVDFILDIGGQDMKCMKIRNGTIDSIILNEACSSGCGSFLETFAKSLNLGMEAFVSQALLAEKPVDLGTRCTVFMNSKVKQAQKEGAEVGEISAGLSYSVIKNALQKVIKVHNPKDLGENIIVQGGTFNNNAVLRAFEKITDKDVVRPDIAGLMGAFGAALIARENYTEGDRSTLLNLDKLYSFEVEVSHRRCGGCSNNCLLTINRFNDGSRHITGNRCEIGAGEGRKNKDLPNLYQYKYKRVFDYQPLPTNQASRGAIGIPRVLNQYENYPFWFIFLTSLGYRVELSEESNRKVYEKGMASIPSESVCYPAKLVHGHIQDLIDRGITTIFYPCIPYEEREFEKVDNWYNCPIVMSYPETIKHNMESLNDHGVTFLNPFIALDDHKRLEERLIEIFGELGIPKEEISVALKLALGEKDRFRDDMRAKGEETIEWLKKNNKKGVVLAGRPYHIDPEINHGLDNIITSLGMAVLTEDAIAHLATDLDEENFRVLDQWKYHSRLYKAAEVVAQYDFLELVQLTSFGCGLDAVTSEQTQEILESKGNIYTLIKIDEVNNLGAVRIRMRSLKAAMEEREKNHVKLPCQQLPEKVVFTKEMRKRHTLLAPQMSPIHFEFIADAMATSGYNVEVLPSVDEKAVDEGLTYVNNDACYPTIITTGQIMAALKSGKYDLDNVSVLMTQTGGPCRASNYVGFIRKALKEAGMEQIPVISLNLVGLEDNPGFKITPGLANRALIGMVYGDLFQRVLYATKPYEQVPGSAVALYNKWKERVKIDIRKPKWSVFKRNVAQIVEDFDRLPRIEKKLPKVAIVGEILVKYHPTANNNLIEVLENEGAEVVVPDLIDFFLYCCYNAIYKYDELSGSKSGKTAGVAGIKLLEMYRRNMKKALDKSRHFHAPSTIYKKAEKASELIALGNQGGEGWFLTAEMMELIESGVENIVCVQPFACLPNHVMGKGMIKPIRKRYPKANIAPIDYDPGASEVNQINRIKLMMETANKNLGI
- a CDS encoding YozE family protein translates to MGEKILFKEWLCARYSGDASYFGDLAKDVAGDKSFPDDGSADDFISYIESQGASEEALKVMSDAYALFTKGDN
- a CDS encoding Na+/H+ antiporter NhaC family protein gives rise to the protein METIDVGFLSLLPPIIAIVLALCTKEVISSLLIGILSGGLIYALNTGGGIIEMSSVAFGVTAETVGSPGKFNIILFLALLGALVYVVTMAGGSKAYGNWASTKLKSKRSAQLATSFLGMLIFIDDYFNCLTVGTVMKPVTDKYNVSRAKLAYIIDATAAPVCIIAPISSWAAAVGSTLYETGAFTNELQAFFATIPYNLYAILSIIMVLALAATNLEFGPMAKEEYKAEKEGDLGAVADDMESNQEVSDKGTVWDLIIPIGALIVFSIISMLWNGGYWAGEGLSIGEAFGNCDASAALVLGGFWALVVTFLLFIPRKLVTFKEFMGGIGEGVKSMVPAYIILTLAWTIGSLCQDYLGTGIYVGQLVEASHLPMGLIPAIVFLVAAGLSFSIGTAWGTFGIFIPIVVFICQASAPELMVVTLSATLAGSVFGDHCSPISDTTILSSTGAGCDHIKHVATQMPYACLVAACCFVGYIVAGFSYGNIALTLGTGIILLGVTLFVLHRLSSRKLDRTDVTAEPEV